TACGGACCGAAGATCGATTTTCATATCCTCGATGCGCTCAAACGGAGCTGGCAGTGCGCAACGATTCAACTGGATTTTCAAATGCCGGAGAAGTTCGAACTGACGTATATTGGCGAGGACGGCCAGAAGCATCGTCCGGTCGTCATCCATCGGGCGGTATACGGCTCAATCGACCGTTTTATCGGCATCCTTACCGAGCATTACGGCGGCGCATTTCCGCTCTGGCTTGCGCCGTTTCAGGTGAAGGTGCTGCCGGTATCGGAGCACTTCGCCGCTTATGCGCTGGAAGTGCAGCGGACGCTGGAGGAAGCCGGTATCCGCGCCGAAGTCGACAGCCGCAGCGAGAAGCTGGGCTACAAAATCCGCGAAGCACAGCTGGAGAAGGTGCCGTATATGCTCATACTCGGCGAACAGGAGAAGCTGGCCGGTACCGTGGCGGTGCGCAAGCGCGGAGAAGGTGATCTCGGGGCTTTGGCAATCAGCGAGTTTACTGAGATGCTGCTTGGAGAAATCCGAAGTAAGCAATAAAGCTGCAAGGCGACGGCATGACGCTACGCAGACCGTCAGAACAAATAGAATTGGTGCTTTCCCAAAAGGGTTGAAATTAGAGGCTTATTCTCTTCTTCATCGCACAGCTTTATTTTATTCAAGGGATCGCCATGACAAGCGTTAAAGGTTGATCTCAAAAAATTTCTTATTATTCTCGGCCAAATCGCGGTGAAAGGCAATGAACGTTCGAGGGGGAGAGAAAGTGGTGTGACAATGGCTCTATAATTCCCGGAGCACGGGTTCGGGGGTTCACACAAAGACGCGGCCACCGGAATGGCCGCGTTTCTGTTATATAATAGTTAGTCTCCAACAATTACATCGTCGTCAACACTCCGGCCTTCCAGATAAATTTGAACTTCCTCAAGTGTAGCCCCTTTCGTGGCCATATTGATGACCGTCTGCTCGTCCTCGGTCAGCGCCATTTTTCGGTTAATTTCCGCCATTCAGCACATCCTCCTTAGGATAAGATGATAATATACCTATCGTTACCCGCAGGAAGAAGCCTTTAAGCGGAACTTGGATGAGAAATTTCTCATTTTTGCTCGAAATTAATCAACATATCTTATCCGCGAAATTTGTCGTCATCTGGCATGTCCATAATGCTGATCAAACGCATGCTGGAGTCGCTCCAGCTATCGTTTACGCAGCTCGAAAAATTCGCAGCTTTCTCTTGAATGATAAGCGATATCGCTCACGCTGGACTGAATAACAACAGTATGATCGTCGAAGCGGACGATGAATCCGGCCGTATCGACAATATGATCGTCCCGGAAAACGCGTATACGAAATTGACGCTCCAACGCTTCGTTGAAATCCTGGTCTGTAAGCAATCGGCGGATCTGGGACACGGGTGTTCGCTCCTTTGTAAGGTGGGTAGTCTCATTGTAGCAATTTAGTGATACGATTGAAACATATTGGAGATAATCGCAGCTTTATACGGCGGCCTTACTGTTGAAGCGGCTTTATTATGTTAAAATAAAACGATTTCATCCAATTAAAACCTAAAACATTTACGATGGAGGACGGAGATTACAATGAGCAAGCGGTTTCCGCCAATCAGCCCGAAAGTGCCGCATATGCTGCACGGGGCGGACTATAACCCCGAACAATGGCTTAGCTATCCCGATATTCTGAAGGAGGACCTGCGCCTGATAAAGCTGGCCGGCTGTAATGTAATGTCGGTCGGCATCTTTTCCTGGGTTGCGCTGGAGCCCGAGGAGGGTGTGTTTACCTTTGAATGGATGGACAAGCTTCTGGATTCTTTCGCGGAGAACGGCATATACGCATTTCTGGCCACACCGAGCGGAGCAAGGCCCGCATGGATGTCGGCACAGTACCCCGAGGTACTGCGAGTCGGGGCCAATCGTATTCGGAACCTGCACGGATTCCGGCACAACCACTGCTACTCGTCGCCGGTTTACCGCGAGAAAACCGCCATCATGAACAGTAAATTGGCTGAGCGCTACGCGCATCACCCTGCCGTCATCGGCTGGCATATTTCGAATGAATTCGGCGGCGATTGCCATTGCGGCAATTGTCAGGAAGCATTCCGGGAGTGGCTCAGAGAGAAGTACGGCACGCTGGATAAGCTGAATCATGCATGGTGGGCGACCTTCTGGAGCCACACTTATACATCCTGGGAGCAAATAGAATCCCCTGCTCCGCACGGCGAAACGCAGGTGCATGGCATGAATCTCGATTGGAAGAGGTTCGTGACTGACAAAACGGTAGATTTCTGCAAGCATGAAATCGCGCCGCTGCGGGCGATAAACCCGGATCTGCCGGTAACGGCAAATATGATGGACCTGTTCGAAGGACTCGACTACCGGAAATTCGCGGATGTTCTCGATGTCATTTCCTGGGACGCCTATCCGACATGGCATGACGCGGAGGATGACAGTAAACTGGCGGCATGGTTTTCGTTCAACCATGATATGTTCCGTTCCCTCAAGGGCCGTCCGTTCATGCTGATGGAAAGCACGCCGAGCCTCACTAACTGGCAGGCGGTCAGCAAGCTGAAACGCCCGGGTATGCACAGGCTTTCTTCGCTGCAGGCCGTCGCTCACGGCTCGGACACCGTCCAATATTTTCAATGGCGCAAGAGCCGCGGATCCAGCGAGAAATTCCATGGAGCCGTCGTTGACCATAGCGGTCATGAGCATACGAGGGTATTCCGTGACGTCGCCGAACTCGGTGAGACGCTCGGTCAGCTGACGGATGTAGTGGGTACGGGTGTTGCTTCAGAGGTGGCGATTCTGTTCGATTGGGATAACCGCTGGGCGGTTAAGGATGCCCAGGGACCAAGAAACATGGGCATCAAATATGAAGAAACGGTCATGCAGCATTATAGGGCCTTCTGGCAATTGGGCGTACCGGTTGATGTGATCGGGTCGAGCGGTGATTTCTCCGCTTATAAGCTGATCGTAGCTCCGATGCTTTATATGGTCAGTGAAGATACAGGTGAACGGATTGAGCATTACGTGCAGGATGGCGGCTCGTTCGTCGCGACTTATTGGTCCGGCATTGTAGACGAGAACGATCTGTGCCATTTGGGCGGATTTCCCGGACCGCTGCGTAAAACGCTCGGCATCTGGGCGGAGGAAACCGAAGGACTGTACGACCACGATGTGAACGGTCTGAAGATGCAGGCGGATAATGCGCTTGGGCTGAAGGGAGAGTACGAAATCGGCGAGCTCTGCGAATTGATTCACTCTGAAGGCGCTGAGACGATCGGCGTCTACCGTGATGACTTCTATGCGGGGCGGCCTGCATTGACGATGAACAGACTGGGCAGGGGCAATGCGTACCATCTTGCCGGCCGGGTAATGGAAGACAGCTTCTACGACGCGTTCTATGCGGGTATTGTCAAGGAAGCAGGCATTCGCAAAGCGGTTGAGACCATGCTTCCGCCGGGAGTAACCGCCCAGGTTCGTACAGACGGTGAGAACGATTATGTATTCGTGATGAATTTCAGCGGCAAAGAGCAGTCGATTACGCTTGATGGCCGCGATTATACGGATATGGAGTCGGGACAAACCTTGGAGACGGTACTTTCGCTCCCGGTGAGCGGCGTACGTATTCTGAAGCGGTAGAAACACGGAATAATCCATAATAAGAGGAGAGAAGGCTGCCGTGAACGGCAGCCTTTGAACTTTGTCCACGTGCGGATTTTAAACCAAAGGAGGAGGCTTGGGCAGGCTCAGAAC
This is a stretch of genomic DNA from Paenibacillus sp. sptzw28. It encodes these proteins:
- a CDS encoding beta-galactosidase; this translates as MSKRFPPISPKVPHMLHGADYNPEQWLSYPDILKEDLRLIKLAGCNVMSVGIFSWVALEPEEGVFTFEWMDKLLDSFAENGIYAFLATPSGARPAWMSAQYPEVLRVGANRIRNLHGFRHNHCYSSPVYREKTAIMNSKLAERYAHHPAVIGWHISNEFGGDCHCGNCQEAFREWLREKYGTLDKLNHAWWATFWSHTYTSWEQIESPAPHGETQVHGMNLDWKRFVTDKTVDFCKHEIAPLRAINPDLPVTANMMDLFEGLDYRKFADVLDVISWDAYPTWHDAEDDSKLAAWFSFNHDMFRSLKGRPFMLMESTPSLTNWQAVSKLKRPGMHRLSSLQAVAHGSDTVQYFQWRKSRGSSEKFHGAVVDHSGHEHTRVFRDVAELGETLGQLTDVVGTGVASEVAILFDWDNRWAVKDAQGPRNMGIKYEETVMQHYRAFWQLGVPVDVIGSSGDFSAYKLIVAPMLYMVSEDTGERIEHYVQDGGSFVATYWSGIVDENDLCHLGGFPGPLRKTLGIWAEETEGLYDHDVNGLKMQADNALGLKGEYEIGELCELIHSEGAETIGVYRDDFYAGRPALTMNRLGRGNAYHLAGRVMEDSFYDAFYAGIVKEAGIRKAVETMLPPGVTAQVRTDGENDYVFVMNFSGKEQSITLDGRDYTDMESGQTLETVLSLPVSGVRILKR